A region from the Eptesicus fuscus isolate TK198812 chromosome 1, DD_ASM_mEF_20220401, whole genome shotgun sequence genome encodes:
- the SSR4 gene encoding translocon-associated protein subunit delta isoform X2, whose protein sequence is MVALASLGALALLLLSGLSCCSEACMEPQITPSYYTTSDAVISTETVFIVEISLTCKNRVQNMALYADVSGKQFPVTRGQDVGRYQVSWSLDHKNAHAGTYEVRFFDEESYSLLRKAQRNNEDISIIAPLFTVSVDHRGTWNGPWVSTEVLAAVIGIVIYYLAFNAKSHIQA, encoded by the exons ATGGTGGCGCTGGCATCTCTCGGCGCCCTGGCGCTCCTCCTGCTGTCGGGCCTCTCCTGCTGCTCAG AGGCCTGCATGGAGCCCCAAATCACCCCTTCCTACTACACAACTTCTGATGCCGTCATTTCCACTGAGACTGTCTTCATTGTGGAGATTTCCTTGACATGCAAGAACAGGGTCCAG AACATGGCTCTTTATGCTGACGTCAGTGGAAAACAATTTCCTGTCACCCGGGGCCAGGACGTGGGACGTTACCAG GTGTCCTGGAGCCTAGATCACAAAAATGCCCACGCAGGTACCTATGAGGTCAGATTCTTCGATGAGGAGTCCTACAGCCTGCTGAGGAAG GCTCAGAGAAACAACGAAGACATTTCTATCATCGCACCCCTGTTCACAGTCAGCGTAGACCATCGG GGCACTTGGAACGGGCCCTGGGTTTCCACTGAGGTATTGGCCGCAGTCATCGGAATAGTGATCTACTACCTGGCCTTCAATGCCAAGAGCCACATCCAGGCCTGA
- the PDZD4 gene encoding PDZ domain-containing protein 4, producing the protein MSLPQVNGKELSKLSQEQTLEALRSSKEPLVIQVLRRSPRLRGDSSCHDLQLVDSGTQTDITFEHIMALGKLRPPTPPMVILEPPPISHEYYDPAEFMEGGPQEADRVDELEYEEVELYKASHRDKLGLMVCYRTDDEEDLGIYVGEVNPNSIAAKDGRIREGDRIVQINGVDVQNREEAVAILSQEENTNISLLVARPESQLAKRMKDSDRDDFLDVLGSENEGKLKSPPAQQLGKEEEPGAPDVGPGLSNSQELDSGVGRTDESTRNEESSEHDLLGDEPLSTTNTPGTLRKFGLQGDALQSRDFHFSMDSLLAEGAGLGGAEVPGLTDEEYERYRELLEIKCHLENGNQLGLLFARASGGNSALDVNRNESLGHEMAMLEEELRHLEFKCRNILRAQKMQQLRERCMKAWLLEEESVYELGASEPKKRELPDISELPEKSDKDSTSAYNTGESCRSTPLLTEPLQESPLRRAAAGNSNLNRTPSSPPVATHPKAAPPQGSPGKFRSLSRDPEVGRRQHSEERVRRSPKMGVTLERVGPEGSPYLSRRHRGQGQEGEHYQSCLQLAPPRCLEDLGHGPLSLAGGPRVGGAVAAASEGPRMEWKVKVRSDGTRYVAKRPVRDRLLKARALKIREERSGMTTDDDAVSEMKMGRYWSKEERKQHLIRAREQRKRREFMMQSRLECLREQQNGDSKAELNIIALSHRKTMKKRNKKILDNWITIQEMLAHGTRSADGKRVYNPLLSVTTV; encoded by the exons ATGTCTCTGCCGCAGGTGAACGGGAAGGAGCTCTCCAAGCTGTCTCAGGAGCAAACCCTGGAGGCCCTGCGTTCCTCCAAGGAGCCCCTGGTGATACAGGTGTTGAGACGCAGCCCCCGCCTCCGGGGGGACAGCTCCTGTCACGACCTGCAGCTGGTGGACAGTGGCACTCAGACTGACATCACCTTCGAGCATATCATGGCGCTGGGCAAGCTGCGcccgcccaccccacccatgGTCATCCTGGAGCC CCCCCCCATCAGCCATGAGTATTATGACCCAGCGGAGTTCATGGAGGGCGGCCCGCAGGAGGCAGACCGTGTGGACGAGCTGGAGTATGAG GAGGTGGAACTGTATAAAGCCAGCCACCGGGACAAGCTGGGCCTGATGGTTTGCTACCGCACCGATGATGAGGAGGACCTGGGCATCTACGTTGGAGAG GTGAATCCCAACAGCATTGCAGCCAAAGATGGCCGGATCCGAGAGGGAGACCGAATTGTCCAG ATAAACGGTGTGGACGTCCAGAACCGGGAAGAGGCAGTGGCAATCCTGAGCCAAGAGGAGAACACCAACATCTCCCTGCTGGTGGCCCGGCCCGAGAGCCAG CTGGCAAAGCGAATGAAGGACAGTGACCGTGATGACTTCCTGGATGTCTTGGGCTCAGAGAATGAGGGGAAGTTGAAAtccccccctgcccagcag CTCGGAAAAGAAGAGGAGCCAGGGGCCCCGGATGTGGGCCCAGGCCTGAGCAACAGCCAGGAGCTGGACAGTGGGGTGGGTCGGACTGACGAGAGCACCCGCAATGAGGAGAGCTCTGAGCACGACCTGCTGGGGGATGAGCCCCTGAGCACCACCAACACGCCCGGCACCCTGCGCAAGTTTGGCCTGCAAGGGGACGCCCTGCAGAGCCGCGACTTCCACTTCAGCATGGACTCCCTgctggctgagggggctgggctggggggtgctGAGGTCCCGGGCCTCACCGATGAGGAGTATGAACGCTACCGGGAGCTGCTGGAGATCAAGTGCCACCTGGAGAATGGCAACCAGCTGGGCCTCCTCTTCGCCCGCGCCTCCGGTGGCAACAGCGCCCTGGATGTCAACCGCAACGAGAGCCTGGGCCACGAGATGGCCATGCTGGAGGAGGAGCTGCGGCACCTGGAATTCAAGTGCCGCAACATCTTGCGGGCGCAGAAGATGCAGCAGCTGCGGGAGCGCTGCATGAAGGCCtggctgctggaggaggagagCGTCTACGAACTGGGCGCCAGCGAGCCCAAGAAGCGCGAGCTGCCCGACATCTCTGAGCTGCCCGAGAAGTCTGACAAGGACAGCACCAGTGCCTACAACACGGGGGAGAGCTGCCGCAGCACCCCACTGCTCACCGAGCCGCTGCAGGAGAGCCCCCTGAGGCGGGCCGCTGCTGGCAACTCCAACTTGAATCGGACCCCCTCGAGCCCCCCTGTCGCCACCCACCCCAAGGCAGCTCCTCCACAGGGGAGCCCCGGCAAGTTCCGATCCCTCTCCCGGGATCCCGAGGTGGGCCGGAGACAGCACTCAGAGGAGCGCGTCCGCCGCAGCCCCAAGATGGGGGTCACCCTGGAGCGCGTGGGCCCCGAGGGCAGCCCTTACCTCTCCAGGCGCCACCgaggccagggccaggagggcgAGCACTACCAAAGCTGTCTGCAGCTGGCCCCTCCGCGCTGCCTGGAGGATCTGGGCCACGGCCCCTTGAGTTTGGCTGGTGGCCCTCGGGTGGGCGGAGCTGTGGCCGCAGCCAGTGAAGGGCCCCGCATGGAGTGGAAGGTCAAGGTGCGCAGCGATGGAACCCGCTACGTGGCCAAGCGGCCCGTGCGTGATCGCCTCCTAAAAGCCCGGGCCCTGAAGATCCGCGAGGAGCGCAGTGGCATGACCACGGACGACGATGCGGTCAGCGAGATGAAGATGGGCCGCTATTGGAGCAAGGAGGAGCGGAAGCAGCACCTGATCCGGGCCCGGGAGCAGCGCAAGCGGCGTGAGTTCATGATGCAGAGCCGGTTGGAGTGCCTGAGGGAACAGCAGAATGGCGACAGCAAGGCTGAGCTCAACATCATCGCCTTGAGCCACCGCAAGACCATGAAGAAGCGGAATAAGAAGATTCTAGACAACTGGATCACCATCCAGGAGATGCTGGCCCATGGCACTCGCTCAGCTGACGGCAAGCGAGTCTATAACCCTCTGCTCTCCGTCACCACCGTCTGA
- the SSR4 gene encoding translocon-associated protein subunit delta isoform X1, giving the protein MVALASLGALALLLLSGLSCCSAEACMEPQITPSYYTTSDAVISTETVFIVEISLTCKNRVQNMALYADVSGKQFPVTRGQDVGRYQVSWSLDHKNAHAGTYEVRFFDEESYSLLRKAQRNNEDISIIAPLFTVSVDHRGTWNGPWVSTEVLAAVIGIVIYYLAFNAKSHIQA; this is encoded by the exons ATGGTGGCGCTGGCATCTCTCGGCGCCCTGGCGCTCCTCCTGCTGTCGGGCCTCTCCTGCTGCTCAG CAGAGGCCTGCATGGAGCCCCAAATCACCCCTTCCTACTACACAACTTCTGATGCCGTCATTTCCACTGAGACTGTCTTCATTGTGGAGATTTCCTTGACATGCAAGAACAGGGTCCAG AACATGGCTCTTTATGCTGACGTCAGTGGAAAACAATTTCCTGTCACCCGGGGCCAGGACGTGGGACGTTACCAG GTGTCCTGGAGCCTAGATCACAAAAATGCCCACGCAGGTACCTATGAGGTCAGATTCTTCGATGAGGAGTCCTACAGCCTGCTGAGGAAG GCTCAGAGAAACAACGAAGACATTTCTATCATCGCACCCCTGTTCACAGTCAGCGTAGACCATCGG GGCACTTGGAACGGGCCCTGGGTTTCCACTGAGGTATTGGCCGCAGTCATCGGAATAGTGATCTACTACCTGGCCTTCAATGCCAAGAGCCACATCCAGGCCTGA